One genomic window of Corynebacterium pseudotuberculosis includes the following:
- a CDS encoding NUDIX hydrolase, with protein sequence MSENEQSRLSSVNSTESTAPRRRRRTRSRRLGSDQTGRSSQSHRTAEGGRASATQQSEKKRADSQRNANAQTSGEERASKSKKSSSQENAHGSSSRGQKTNKAHKSSKSRKNGSRSTTSRSAAKRKENQGTTTPQAHESGDNESRATRRKRRTRTGQRTAQRSTPTSTSTLENKRRRRRPQNAHRSKNSRASLRNQYQTSKINTRDETSAGGLVISGLAEAVDNNNNVDLSRIYVALIGRLDRRGRLLWSMPKGHVEPGEDKGKTAEREVWEETGIHGEVFADLGTIDYWFVSEGVRIHKTVHHHLLRYVDGDLNDEDPEVTEVSWIPADELIEHFAYADERKLARIAHDLIPEYAIKEKAEGRKTPR encoded by the coding sequence ATGAGCGAAAACGAACAATCGCGCCTGAGTTCGGTGAATTCTACAGAATCCACCGCTCCACGGCGCAGAAGACGCACGCGGTCACGCCGTCTTGGCAGTGATCAGACAGGGCGCTCTTCGCAGTCACATCGAACTGCAGAAGGGGGCCGCGCTTCCGCAACCCAGCAATCGGAGAAAAAGCGCGCTGATTCACAACGCAACGCTAACGCTCAGACTTCCGGCGAGGAGCGCGCGTCGAAAAGCAAAAAGAGCTCGTCTCAAGAAAACGCTCACGGCAGCTCTTCCCGCGGGCAGAAAACTAACAAGGCCCACAAGTCCAGTAAATCCCGTAAAAACGGCTCCCGCTCAACTACATCGCGGAGTGCTGCGAAACGCAAGGAGAATCAAGGAACAACCACACCTCAGGCACACGAGTCTGGGGATAATGAATCTCGCGCTACTCGACGCAAACGACGCACAAGGACGGGACAGCGCACCGCTCAGCGCTCCACACCCACGTCCACATCCACACTGGAAAATAAGCGTCGCCGACGTCGCCCACAAAACGCTCATCGATCAAAAAATAGTCGCGCTAGCCTCCGCAACCAGTATCAAACGTCCAAAATAAATACCCGTGATGAAACCTCTGCGGGTGGTCTGGTGATCTCTGGACTGGCTGAGGCAGTTGATAACAACAATAACGTTGATCTTTCCCGCATTTATGTGGCCCTCATTGGGCGGCTCGATAGAAGAGGCCGCCTTTTGTGGTCCATGCCTAAAGGCCACGTCGAACCCGGCGAAGACAAAGGCAAGACCGCGGAGCGTGAAGTATGGGAAGAGACCGGAATCCACGGCGAAGTTTTCGCGGATCTTGGCACGATTGATTATTGGTTTGTGTCTGAGGGCGTGCGCATCCACAAGACAGTTCACCATCACTTACTGCGGTACGTCGATGGCGACCTCAACGATGAAGATCCGGAGGTTACTGAGGTCTCTTGGATCCCCGCCGACGAGCTCATTGAACATTTTGCTTATGCTGATGAACGCAAACTCGCCCGCATTGCACACGATTTGATTCCGGAATATGCCATTAAAGAGAAGGCAGAGGGAAGGAAAACCCCACGGTGA